From the Bacteroidia bacterium genome, one window contains:
- a CDS encoding DUF3078 domain-containing protein, with protein sequence MNIYCKMCLTGTAVLLLAFTVSAQAQDAEKKEKPLGWQNTLVAGLNLTQVSLHDWTQGGENTLAWTFLVNGQFNHVQADWTWQNILKLTYGQTKLGDADFEKADDELFWESIYSRNIGWPVDPYVANQLRTQIAPGYVLMKNEQTGLDERVQTSGFFDPGYLIQSIGFKYGPSDAFYTRLGVAFKETFSSDYGFADDKETTDEIETFRFETGIESATGVKFTVMENVLFTSQLNLFSAFDNLDVWNVRWDTSINAKVNDYMNASLNVLVVHEPAQTLRTQVKQVLALGLRYTLI encoded by the coding sequence ATGAATATCTATTGCAAGATGTGTCTCACAGGTACTGCGGTACTTCTCCTGGCGTTCACGGTTTCTGCGCAAGCCCAGGACGCCGAGAAAAAGGAAAAACCCCTTGGCTGGCAAAATACGCTCGTGGCCGGCCTCAATCTGACACAGGTCAGCTTACATGACTGGACGCAGGGTGGCGAGAACACCCTCGCCTGGACCTTTCTGGTGAACGGTCAATTCAACCATGTGCAGGCCGACTGGACCTGGCAGAATATCCTGAAACTCACATATGGCCAAACGAAACTCGGTGATGCGGATTTTGAAAAAGCCGATGACGAGTTGTTCTGGGAAAGCATCTATTCCCGCAACATCGGGTGGCCGGTGGATCCGTACGTGGCGAATCAGCTCCGTACGCAGATCGCCCCCGGGTACGTCCTGATGAAAAACGAACAGACCGGTCTGGACGAACGCGTACAGACCTCGGGTTTCTTCGATCCGGGCTATCTGATCCAGTCCATCGGTTTCAAATACGGACCATCCGACGCCTTCTACACGCGTCTCGGCGTCGCATTTAAAGAGACCTTTTCCAGCGATTACGGTTTCGCCGACGACAAGGAAACGACAGATGAAATCGAGACTTTCCGTTTCGAAACCGGTATAGAGTCCGCAACGGGCGTAAAATTTACCGTTATGGAAAATGTGCTCTTCACTTCGCAGCTCAATCTCTTTTCGGCCTTCGACAATCTGGACGTCTGGAATGTCCGCTGGGATACCTCGATCAACGCGAAGGTGAACGATTATATGAACGCGTCGCTCAACGTGCTCGTCGTGCACGAACCCGCACAGACGCTGCGTACGCAGGTAAAGCAAGTGCTCGCTCTGGGACTGCGCTATACCTTGATCTGA
- a CDS encoding ABC transporter ATP-binding protein, protein MIRAYELTKTFNDFKAVDHLSFEVHPGEILGFLGTNGAGKSTTVKMLTGMLLPTSGRGEVAGFDVVKDQLPMKERIGYIPESGAMYDSLTPVEYLDFVASLYHIDPSVATNRFNDLLEIFDITRFRDQRIAELSKGTRQKVLIASALVHKPDVLFLDEPLNGLDANAALVVKELLRKLAAQGKTIFFCSHILEVVERICSRIIIIDKGQQIISGTTLEIMEGTDSHSLEEAFTKLTGIRTAADLSDDVLAALERV, encoded by the coding sequence ATGATCCGTGCATACGAACTGACCAAGACCTTCAACGATTTCAAGGCGGTGGATCATCTCAGTTTCGAGGTGCATCCGGGTGAAATCCTCGGTTTTCTCGGAACAAATGGCGCGGGCAAATCAACCACCGTGAAAATGCTCACGGGCATGCTGTTACCCACGAGCGGCCGGGGTGAAGTTGCCGGCTTTGATGTCGTAAAAGATCAACTGCCGATGAAAGAGCGCATCGGGTACATTCCCGAGAGCGGGGCAATGTATGATTCGCTCACACCCGTGGAGTATCTGGATTTTGTCGCGAGTCTCTATCACATCGATCCCTCGGTGGCGACGAACCGCTTCAACGATTTGCTCGAGATTTTTGACATCACCCGCTTTCGGGATCAGCGCATCGCGGAACTGTCCAAAGGGACCAGGCAAAAGGTGCTCATCGCGTCCGCGCTGGTCCATAAACCGGATGTGCTGTTTCTCGACGAACCGCTGAACGGTCTCGATGCCAATGCCGCGCTGGTGGTGAAGGAGTTGCTGCGCAAGCTGGCAGCCCAGGGAAAAACGATATTTTTCTGTTCCCATATCCTCGAGGTGGTGGAGCGTATTTGCTCGCGCATCATCATTATCGACAAGGGGCAGCAGATTATTTCCGGCACCACGCTGGAGATCATGGAAGGGACGGACTCGCATTCGCTCGAGGAGGCGTTTACCAAGCTGACAGGAATTCGTACCGCTGCCGATCTCTCGGACGACGTTCTCGCGGCGCTGGAGCGTGTGTGA
- a CDS encoding porin family protein, producing the protein MKYVISIFLLVVLFTASIVAQQDKPRDDRTTIVIQQDQPEKQNYYSIRAGVWFPKDWEKGFKFNDVSINEAEGDIDQSQALGLDFHYRRNLGRPMYVDLAVSGWYSSYTYKLRSTSVANAEDILNADSWVVIVPVTLGLSVAPLPDNPFQPYAMLGGGAYFGLTGRSLKISERNELNDDDSHIRFGWYFGLGLDVFLSPEFGISAAAKYQNLEFEEELFTGQKDFTGVQAQLGIVLKM; encoded by the coding sequence ATGAAGTACGTCATTTCCATTTTCCTTCTCGTGGTGCTATTCACGGCATCTATTGTCGCGCAGCAGGATAAGCCGCGGGACGACAGAACCACCATCGTCATTCAGCAGGATCAACCCGAGAAGCAGAACTACTATTCGATTCGTGCGGGAGTGTGGTTCCCGAAGGATTGGGAGAAGGGATTCAAGTTCAATGATGTTTCCATCAACGAAGCCGAAGGCGACATCGACCAGTCGCAGGCACTTGGTCTCGATTTCCACTACCGACGCAATCTCGGGCGTCCGATGTACGTGGATCTCGCGGTCTCCGGATGGTACTCCAGTTACACGTATAAGCTGCGTAGTACCTCTGTCGCGAACGCCGAAGACATCCTCAATGCCGATTCCTGGGTGGTGATCGTTCCCGTCACGCTCGGGCTTTCCGTTGCGCCTCTGCCGGACAATCCCTTTCAGCCCTATGCGATGCTTGGTGGTGGCGCCTACTTCGGACTGACTGGCCGCAGTCTGAAGATTTCCGAACGCAACGAACTCAACGATGACGACAGCCACATTCGCTTCGGCTGGTATTTCGGTCTGGGGTTGGACGTGTTTCTGTCTCCGGAATTCGGTATCTCCGCCGCCGCGAAGTATCAGAATCTGGAATTCGAGGAAGAACTGTTTACCGGACAAAAGGACTTCACCGGCGTGCAGGCGCAGTTGGGTATCGTGCTGAAAATGTGA
- a CDS encoding C39 family peptidase, which yields MNTPFLLTRMALLAALVLMLLASCSEDPANDIGNGLDPANVLESTKTSIGAEGGTVSLSDGCRVDITAGALSAATEIQLAKLRQDDFFTGAGLLVYDVSAANAPSAITVTLPASKGQTSEDFAVFNYDPTYEEEIDGRDVPFTYDSVSGSISAVIQTDGVRGGAGPRKALTGIKRTRIVVANEALVEPSVSTKTIPMPFYQQDAKTCYATCVKMLARAYSPQGTTQVCDILKWIDYPPTTGPNSYMYQWHMPSLIRRSTGSTAQSGRYWWARSAFNNLITQLDAGYPVVIGRMGHSILVIGYEKTSPLKGPSSYRYLVNDPSGDYAPNTWKNWDWLFQRSFDFNTFVEIWIPQAPPGSRTLQTLGMPMTSATGRVEFLQTNEDTGEDIPMVSLDFNKAQTTGYGWKYRTQWVSRIPEEASKIRVQAQLRNADATKTPRLGVSMKIAQHGTGGGIFTATDFLTPPSSGAKSEYMKTVPLSDFYKAGGDTTCTLTMELFDAQGTTVDKWSVDFTLSPAAAEYRIIKESGNATPSGITLTLPTQVEFGKSYHIRGVWADVPTYPDAQYSVLGGFVSDETDLEKELWVQAVFREKFVDLKGFHHYFDDNISIPDTDKTRKYFKLQITMRAYDASNASAPYWLQTRIYKIPIKQ from the coding sequence GTGCTGGAATCCACGAAAACAAGTATCGGAGCTGAGGGTGGTACCGTATCCCTGAGCGATGGCTGTAGGGTCGACATCACCGCGGGCGCGCTATCCGCCGCCACGGAGATACAGCTCGCAAAACTGCGGCAGGATGACTTTTTCACGGGAGCGGGCTTGCTCGTATACGATGTGAGCGCCGCGAACGCCCCCTCCGCTATCACCGTGACGCTGCCTGCGTCCAAAGGACAAACCAGCGAGGATTTCGCCGTCTTCAACTACGACCCGACCTATGAGGAGGAAATCGACGGCCGTGATGTGCCGTTCACCTATGACTCGGTCAGCGGCTCTATCTCGGCCGTGATTCAGACCGATGGCGTTCGAGGCGGAGCCGGTCCCCGGAAAGCGCTCACGGGAATCAAGCGCACACGCATCGTCGTGGCGAACGAAGCCCTGGTCGAACCCAGTGTGAGCACGAAAACCATCCCGATGCCCTTTTATCAGCAGGATGCGAAAACATGCTATGCCACCTGCGTAAAAATGCTCGCACGCGCATACTCGCCACAAGGAACGACGCAGGTCTGCGACATATTGAAGTGGATTGATTATCCGCCGACGACCGGGCCGAACTCGTACATGTATCAGTGGCACATGCCGTCGCTGATACGGCGGAGTACGGGATCGACAGCGCAGAGCGGACGGTACTGGTGGGCGCGATCGGCGTTCAACAACCTCATTACGCAACTCGATGCAGGATATCCGGTCGTCATAGGGCGTATGGGGCATTCCATTCTGGTCATCGGCTATGAAAAAACATCTCCGCTGAAAGGTCCGAGCTCCTATCGCTATCTCGTCAACGATCCCTCCGGCGACTACGCGCCGAACACCTGGAAAAACTGGGACTGGCTGTTTCAGCGCAGTTTCGATTTCAACACCTTTGTCGAAATCTGGATACCGCAGGCACCTCCCGGCAGCCGAACGCTGCAAACTCTCGGCATGCCGATGACTTCAGCCACGGGACGTGTTGAATTTTTGCAGACGAATGAAGACACCGGCGAAGACATTCCGATGGTGTCGCTCGATTTCAACAAGGCGCAAACAACCGGGTACGGCTGGAAATACCGCACGCAATGGGTATCGCGCATCCCGGAGGAGGCGTCGAAAATCCGTGTGCAGGCGCAACTGCGCAATGCCGATGCAACGAAGACTCCTCGCCTGGGCGTGTCCATGAAAATTGCGCAACACGGCACGGGAGGAGGAATATTCACTGCAACAGATTTCCTGACTCCGCCTTCATCCGGCGCGAAGAGCGAGTACATGAAGACCGTCCCGTTGTCGGACTTCTACAAAGCCGGTGGTGATACGACGTGCACTCTGACGATGGAACTGTTCGATGCACAAGGCACCACCGTTGACAAATGGTCGGTTGATTTCACCCTCTCCCCTGCCGCCGCCGAATATCGCATCATCAAGGAAAGCGGCAACGCCACGCCGTCGGGCATCACCCTCACGCTCCCGACGCAGGTAGAGTTCGGAAAGTCCTACCACATTCGCGGCGTATGGGCGGACGTACCGACCTATCCCGACGCGCAATACTCCGTGCTGGGTGGTTTTGTCAGCGATGAAACGGACCTCGAGAAGGAACTCTGGGTGCAGGCGGTGTTCCGTGAAAAGTTCGTCGATCTGAAAGGTTTTCACCATTATTTCGACGACAATATCAGCATTCCCGACACGGACAAAACCCGCAAATACTTCAAGCTCCAGATCACCATGCGCGCATACGACGCATCCAACGCCTCGGCACCGTACTGGCTTCAGACGAGGATATACAAGATTCCTATAAAGCAGTGA
- a CDS encoding DUF362 domain-containing protein, producing the protein MKRRDFLAGVTTAAAAGVLFPRTGWGRRTPAPSHLQPHPFVEAHPESVFIRRTNVGDKLDTNAKRAEGLSFAREYFTGHESTGIPFSHALAVKPNLTCTTGTGNTPEGMGIITDIDFMDGLFGGIRETGFPGYNMFAREANWMANGYCTGEYLVTGQRMQAVTAKHGMHLFDFPSGRNIYDMRFQDLQTGTEVIWRDVPDGVMFNRIGFLAPCNDEQSWLLNIAKFKTHGMGMTLCTKNLQGMVVAPLVHFCEGLEATKNRSGAERSVFHADIEQRVTEAYARHRAAGIPRWDRPETDGMGGLGMETWAHRTLDSIRVTNVGLNIIEGIYGRNGNGFTKGPGPNDTPQDFMSNVLIFGKDPLLVDVVGTWLAGHEPGNFGLFHLARERGLLGQMDPRRIPVYDWNGGTPQLAVLEEMPRTPLVCPYLRRNYDGQSEEYYHLVNEPFDYSTLSAAPAAGLPLHVHIKALTNPVRDSALIEYTLPRAGNAHIDLYDIRGSRVASFSEGWKAEGTHTLRWHTGHLPAGLYIARIASVSGNAHCRVTLLR; encoded by the coding sequence ATGAAACGACGTGATTTTCTTGCAGGGGTCACAACGGCGGCGGCGGCGGGTGTGCTGTTCCCGCGCACGGGATGGGGGAGGAGAACACCGGCGCCTTCGCACCTGCAGCCGCATCCCTTCGTGGAGGCCCATCCGGAGTCGGTGTTTATCCGCAGGACCAACGTGGGAGATAAGCTCGATACGAACGCGAAACGCGCGGAGGGACTGTCCTTCGCGCGGGAGTATTTCACCGGGCATGAAAGTACCGGTATTCCTTTCTCTCACGCCCTCGCTGTGAAACCCAATCTCACCTGCACGACGGGCACGGGAAATACGCCGGAAGGAATGGGGATCATCACCGACATCGACTTCATGGACGGATTGTTCGGCGGCATTCGCGAAACGGGTTTCCCCGGCTATAACATGTTCGCACGCGAAGCCAACTGGATGGCCAATGGGTATTGTACCGGTGAGTACCTCGTGACGGGACAGCGCATGCAAGCCGTGACCGCAAAACATGGCATGCATCTCTTCGATTTTCCATCGGGCCGCAATATCTATGACATGCGCTTTCAGGATCTGCAAACCGGTACGGAAGTGATTTGGCGCGACGTCCCCGACGGCGTCATGTTCAACCGCATCGGTTTTCTCGCGCCCTGCAACGACGAACAGAGCTGGCTGCTGAACATTGCCAAGTTCAAAACGCATGGTATGGGGATGACGCTGTGCACGAAGAACCTCCAGGGAATGGTCGTTGCCCCGCTCGTGCATTTCTGCGAGGGACTGGAAGCCACGAAAAACCGCAGCGGCGCCGAGAGGAGCGTGTTTCACGCGGACATCGAGCAGCGCGTCACCGAAGCATACGCCCGGCATCGCGCCGCTGGCATTCCCCGCTGGGACAGACCCGAAACGGACGGCATGGGTGGTCTGGGCATGGAGACCTGGGCGCATCGCACACTGGACTCGATACGTGTCACCAATGTCGGATTGAACATTATCGAGGGCATTTACGGGAGAAACGGCAACGGTTTCACCAAGGGACCGGGACCCAACGACACACCGCAGGATTTCATGAGCAATGTCCTGATCTTCGGGAAGGATCCATTGCTTGTGGACGTCGTCGGTACCTGGCTCGCGGGTCATGAACCCGGCAACTTCGGACTGTTTCACCTCGCCCGCGAGCGCGGCCTGCTCGGACAAATGGATCCCCGGCGAATACCGGTGTACGATTGGAATGGTGGGACACCGCAACTCGCTGTGTTGGAGGAAATGCCGCGTACTCCGCTCGTGTGCCCCTATCTCCGGCGGAACTACGACGGACAATCCGAAGAGTACTACCATCTCGTCAACGAGCCGTTCGACTATAGTACACTCTCCGCCGCGCCGGCTGCAGGCCTGCCGCTGCACGTCCATATCAAGGCGTTGACCAATCCTGTGCGCGACAGCGCATTGATCGAGTACACTTTGCCCCGTGCCGGGAACGCGCATATTGACCTCTATGACATTCGCGGCAGCCGCGTTGCGTCATTTTCCGAGGGCTGGAAAGCGGAGGGCACGCACACTCTGCGCTGGCATACCGGACACTTGCCCGCCGGCCTCTACATAGCGCGCATTGCCTCCGTTTCGGGAAATGCACATTGCAGAGTCACATTGCTTCGTTGA
- a CDS encoding ABC-F family ATP-binding cassette domain-containing protein: MNSVFMVLFTCTKLSKAFHDTALFTEVSFGMEDGDRVGLIGRNGAGKTTLLRIIAGMEAADSGTVAFNNAATWEYLEQMPGFEAEQSVLDAVMDGRADIRALLDRHAELCLLVARTHDLTTQRELDDVDSRIEHANGWALESEAKAMLQKLGVTEFDADVRRLSGGQRKRVALARALLRDPDLLILDEPTNHLDADSVQWLQDRLQQSRKALLLITHDRYFLDAVVNRIVEMEQLQLLSFPGNYEDYLERKEAMISAQEAEAERLRSKMRTELAWLQRGAPARRTKQKSRVDWISRMEAAPRPVQEKNIKIEVGSSFLGSKVIEAVNISKRIGGKLLFERFTHHSTPGERIGIIGPNGCGKSTLLNVLCGDLQPDTGSVKIGVSVSIGYFRQENDDFDPTMSVLATLRSVAEYIDTGIGRDRYLSASDMLNKFHFPYKKQNALVGTLSGGERRRLALLMVLMRNPNVLFLDEPTNDFDIQTLNALEEYLQHFQGFLVIVSHDRMFLDRTVDYIYAFDGEGGIRQYPGNYTNYLQRRESEKSEAATRDDGKAKKEQSDASDKPKNVKPLTWKEERELEAIEREIAALETEQSEISSRLSTGNEDYTVLGELSNRIRDIDLRVSALSERWMELEEKRER; this comes from the coding sequence ATGAATTCCGTTTTTATGGTTCTTTTCACCTGTACGAAACTCAGTAAAGCATTTCACGATACCGCGCTCTTCACCGAAGTATCCTTCGGCATGGAGGATGGCGACCGTGTAGGATTGATCGGTCGGAATGGCGCGGGTAAAACCACGCTCCTGCGCATCATCGCCGGTATGGAAGCGGCGGACAGCGGTACGGTGGCTTTCAACAACGCCGCCACGTGGGAGTATCTCGAGCAGATGCCGGGATTCGAGGCGGAGCAATCGGTGCTGGATGCGGTGATGGACGGGCGCGCGGATATCCGGGCCCTGCTCGACCGTCACGCGGAACTCTGCCTTCTGGTCGCGCGCACACATGACCTGACGACGCAGCGGGAACTGGACGACGTGGATTCCCGCATCGAGCATGCGAATGGCTGGGCCCTCGAAAGCGAGGCCAAGGCCATGCTGCAGAAACTGGGTGTGACGGAATTCGATGCGGACGTGCGCCGACTCTCCGGCGGACAGCGCAAGCGCGTTGCGCTGGCCCGCGCACTGTTGCGCGATCCCGACCTCCTCATTCTCGATGAACCGACAAACCATCTGGACGCCGACTCGGTGCAATGGTTGCAGGACCGCCTGCAGCAATCGCGCAAGGCGCTGCTGCTGATCACGCATGATCGCTACTTCCTCGATGCCGTGGTGAATCGTATTGTGGAAATGGAGCAACTGCAACTCTTAAGTTTCCCGGGGAATTACGAGGATTATCTCGAGCGCAAGGAGGCCATGATCAGTGCGCAGGAAGCGGAGGCCGAGCGGCTGCGCTCGAAGATGCGCACCGAGCTGGCGTGGCTGCAACGCGGTGCTCCCGCGCGGCGCACGAAGCAAAAGAGTCGCGTCGACTGGATATCCCGAATGGAAGCCGCTCCCCGCCCCGTGCAGGAGAAGAATATCAAAATCGAGGTGGGCAGCAGTTTCCTTGGCAGCAAGGTGATCGAAGCGGTGAACATAAGCAAACGCATCGGCGGCAAGTTGCTGTTCGAGCGCTTCACACACCACTCCACACCCGGTGAACGCATCGGCATCATCGGACCCAACGGCTGCGGAAAATCCACCTTGCTGAACGTCCTCTGCGGCGATCTGCAACCGGATACGGGAAGCGTGAAAATCGGCGTGTCGGTCAGTATCGGCTATTTCCGGCAGGAGAACGACGACTTCGATCCCACAATGAGCGTGCTGGCAACGCTGCGTTCCGTTGCAGAATATATCGATACCGGCATCGGACGCGACCGCTACCTCTCCGCGTCGGACATGCTCAACAAATTCCATTTCCCGTACAAAAAACAAAATGCGCTGGTGGGTACGCTCTCAGGCGGTGAGCGGCGCCGTCTTGCGCTGCTCATGGTGCTCATGCGCAATCCCAACGTGCTGTTTCTCGATGAGCCCACGAACGACTTCGACATTCAGACGCTCAACGCACTCGAAGAGTATCTCCAGCATTTCCAGGGTTTTCTCGTCATAGTGTCGCATGATCGCATGTTTCTCGATCGTACGGTGGACTACATTTACGCCTTCGACGGCGAGGGGGGAATCAGACAGTACCCGGGCAATTACACGAATTACCTGCAACGACGGGAGAGTGAAAAATCCGAGGCGGCCACGCGGGACGACGGCAAAGCGAAGAAGGAGCAGTCCGACGCTTCCGACAAACCGAAAAATGTCAAGCCCCTCACCTGGAAGGAAGAGCGCGAACTCGAAGCAATCGAACGCGAAATCGCCGCTCTCGAAACGGAACAGAGCGAAATCTCATCGCGCCTCTCCACCGGCAACGAAGACTATACCGTGCTCGGTGAACTGAGCAACCGCATTCGGGATATTGACCTGCGCGTATCCGCGCTGTCCGAGCGATGGATGGAACTGGAGGAAAAACGGGAGAGGTGA
- a CDS encoding alpha-amylase family glycosyl hydrolase, whose amino-acid sequence MRNAFFLLLFLSASIIASAQDSVDVTFRYTPAGNPSIVHLPGEFNNWANNSGGSINPDPRWTMSKDAEGVWSKTVRLRVGGGGAPGGAYEYKFNEGGSSSGWLADPLNPRSYGSFGNSIIHVRRPTVLHVLPRPGSIVGTATPEVIAEVFASVNGQVDTAASHILVNGVRMAEFGGRFDASTGYLRVTLPVMSDGEHSVVVVAVETGGYETRDSTRFTVRAAPLQWLTRPNPRVLRDSALLTLKATDAGITAVRMIRNGTDTLDGMLSGDTYTARFALEEGDNMFVAFGMKDGAPVAASPLTLRRFVDHTPRAVILYGISSGMVTLNALASDDPDGDSLRFRWISEDDINPLALNIDREGVFCSFPLPSVPGEYYFRLEARDPADNIGIARNYLRVPAGPGEANMPTTPNENPSWVRDAIVYEVFVPAFSSRGDLQGVIDGIPHMRRLGVNTLWLMPIMDNLGGINSFNGGYNIVDFYNVDESIGTLADYDRLVDSCRANGIRLILDITPNHVSGSHPWVEDIRAWKDYSIYRPFIEARRLGGDRGLGQSVLSESGYALYARYSNWTLANLNLEHPETRDAMLDVYRYWLVDRRADGFRLDVYWGPQERYGSATWWRPFREAIKRYKPEVFILGETDGTGPGSEVNYADRGGAMDAGYDWSWYGQMKNTLGNGDVAMLHNRTINYSPDGRYNYHTGPNAHYFRFMENHDEDRVAQIFRSNTERTKPGVVTMFMAPGIPMLYAGQEVGWQGQRDRINFTSPPRPDFLDFYAKLINTRSRFPGLRTAVAHHLEHGTPGVYAFVRPWLNGNTIVVSNYRDIAVSVTINVEERLLTLASPLTQGALLYLNDVLRDSSYAIRAETLAALPFRLDAFASRVLVLSDSAYFPVVTSTKHPPEAAPFAFSLAQTWPNPLPSGRDAVLEYSLDGRSADRYDVVVEIYDMLGRRVFSQAAGERGAGLHSEVLRTGSALHPGSYLYRLVARNLSSGEARSASRILTMTR is encoded by the coding sequence ATGCGTAATGCGTTTTTCCTCCTGCTTTTTCTGTCCGCAAGCATCATCGCGTCCGCACAGGACAGTGTGGATGTCACTTTCAGATATACACCCGCCGGGAATCCCTCCATTGTTCATCTCCCGGGCGAGTTCAACAATTGGGCCAACAACAGCGGGGGCAGTATCAATCCGGATCCCCGGTGGACGATGTCGAAGGATGCGGAGGGGGTGTGGAGCAAGACCGTGCGACTGCGCGTGGGCGGTGGCGGCGCTCCCGGCGGAGCGTATGAGTACAAATTCAACGAGGGCGGCTCCTCCTCCGGTTGGCTGGCCGATCCGCTGAATCCGCGAAGCTACGGATCCTTCGGCAACAGCATCATCCATGTGAGACGTCCGACCGTGCTGCACGTCCTTCCGCGCCCCGGAAGCATTGTCGGCACCGCCACACCCGAAGTGATTGCCGAGGTGTTTGCCTCGGTGAATGGCCAGGTGGATACCGCCGCGTCGCATATCCTTGTCAATGGCGTCCGGATGGCGGAGTTCGGAGGGCGCTTCGACGCATCCACGGGATATCTTCGTGTCACACTGCCCGTCATGAGCGACGGGGAGCATTCGGTCGTCGTGGTCGCGGTGGAAACGGGCGGCTATGAAACACGCGACTCGACACGCTTCACCGTACGCGCCGCGCCGTTGCAATGGCTGACGCGTCCGAATCCCCGTGTTTTGCGCGACAGCGCTCTGCTCACACTCAAGGCCACCGACGCGGGCATCACTGCTGTGCGCATGATCCGAAACGGTACGGATACGCTCGACGGCATGCTCAGCGGCGATACCTACACGGCACGGTTCGCGCTGGAAGAAGGCGACAACATGTTTGTGGCGTTTGGGATGAAGGACGGAGCCCCTGTGGCGGCATCGCCTCTCACTTTGCGCCGCTTCGTTGATCACACCCCGCGCGCGGTGATATTGTATGGGATCAGCAGCGGCATGGTGACACTCAATGCACTGGCGAGCGACGATCCTGACGGTGATTCGCTGCGCTTCCGATGGATTTCCGAAGACGACATCAATCCTCTCGCGTTGAACATCGACCGCGAGGGCGTGTTCTGCAGTTTCCCGCTTCCGTCGGTGCCCGGAGAATACTATTTCAGACTGGAAGCACGCGATCCCGCGGACAACATCGGCATCGCCCGCAATTATCTGCGTGTTCCCGCCGGCCCGGGCGAGGCCAATATGCCGACCACCCCGAACGAGAATCCCTCCTGGGTCCGGGATGCCATAGTGTACGAGGTATTTGTCCCCGCTTTTTCCTCCCGGGGAGACCTGCAGGGCGTGATCGACGGCATACCTCATATGCGACGACTCGGTGTGAACACCCTGTGGCTGATGCCCATCATGGACAATCTCGGCGGCATCAACAGCTTCAACGGTGGCTACAACATCGTGGATTTCTACAACGTGGATGAAAGCATCGGCACACTGGCGGATTACGACCGACTGGTGGACAGCTGCCGCGCCAACGGTATACGACTCATTCTCGACATAACCCCGAATCATGTATCCGGGTCGCATCCCTGGGTCGAGGACATTCGCGCCTGGAAAGACTACTCCATCTACCGTCCGTTCATCGAGGCCCGTCGTCTGGGAGGCGACCGGGGTCTCGGGCAGTCGGTGCTTTCAGAGAGCGGCTATGCGCTATACGCCCGTTACTCGAACTGGACGCTCGCGAATCTCAATCTCGAACATCCCGAAACCCGCGATGCCATGCTCGATGTGTACCGCTACTGGCTTGTGGACAGACGCGCCGACGGATTCCGGCTGGACGTGTACTGGGGTCCGCAGGAGCGGTATGGGTCGGCGACATGGTGGCGTCCCTTCCGCGAGGCCATCAAACGCTACAAACCGGAGGTTTTTATCCTCGGCGAAACCGACGGTACAGGTCCGGGGAGCGAGGTGAACTATGCCGATCGGGGAGGCGCGATGGATGCCGGATACGACTGGAGCTGGTACGGGCAAATGAAAAACACTCTGGGCAACGGTGACGTCGCCATGCTGCACAACCGCACCATCAACTATTCACCGGACGGCCGGTACAACTATCACACCGGACCCAACGCGCATTATTTCCGCTTTATGGAGAATCATGACGAGGACCGCGTCGCCCAGATCTTTCGGAGCAATACCGAGCGCACGAAGCCCGGCGTGGTGACCATGTTCATGGCTCCCGGCATCCCCATGCTGTATGCGGGACAGGAAGTCGGCTGGCAGGGACAGCGCGACCGCATCAATTTCACGTCACCACCACGGCCTGATTTTCTCGACTTCTACGCAAAGCTGATCAACACGAGGTCGCGCTTTCCGGGTCTGCGAACAGCGGTGGCGCACCATCTTGAACATGGCACACCGGGTGTGTACGCCTTTGTTCGACCCTGGTTGAACGGCAACACCATCGTTGTCTCGAATTACCGCGACATCGCCGTCAGCGTCACGATCAACGTCGAGGAGCGCTTGCTCACATTGGCCTCACCCCTGACGCAAGGCGCTCTGCTCTACCTGAACGATGTCCTGCGGGATTCGAGTTACGCGATACGCGCGGAGACGCTCGCCGCGCTGCCATTCCGTCTCGACGCCTTCGCGTCACGAGTTCTCGTGCTGTCGGACAGTGCGTACTTTCCGGTGGTCACTTCCACGAAGCACCCCCCCGAGGCCGCACCTTTTGCATTCTCCCTTGCACAAACCTGGCCCAATCCGCTGCCGTCCGGACGCGATGCCGTGCTGGAGTACAGTCTTGACGGCCGCAGCGCGGATCGCTACGACGTCGTTGTCGAAATCTACGACATGCTCGGACGCCGGGTATTCAGCCAGGCCGCCGGAGAACGCGGAGCAGGCCTTCACAGCGAGGTGTTGCGGACCGGCAGTGCGCTGCATCCCGGTAGTTACCTGTACCGCCTCGTGGCAAGAAATCTTTCAAGCGGCGAGGCTCGGAGCGCAAGCCGCATACTGACAATGACGCGCTGA